A window from Solanum stenotomum isolate F172 chromosome 5, ASM1918654v1, whole genome shotgun sequence encodes these proteins:
- the LOC125866408 gene encoding chlorophyll a-b binding protein 8, chloroplastic, with protein sequence MATQALISSSSISTSAEAARQILGSRISQSVTRKASFVVRAASTPPVKQGANRQLWFASKQSLSYLDGSLPGDFGFDPLGLSDPEGTGGFIEPKWLAYGEVINGRFAMLGAVGSIAPEILGKAGLIPQETALAWFQTGVIPPAGTYNYWADNYTLFVLEMALMGFAEHRRFQDWAKPGSMGKQYFLGLEKDLGGSGDPAYPGGPLFNPLGFGKDEKSMKELKLKEIKNGRLAMLAILGYFIQALVTGVGPYQNLLDHLADPVNNNVLTSLKFH encoded by the exons atGGCAACTCAAGCATTGATCTCTTCATCATCAATTAGCACTTCAGCTGAGGCTGCAAGACAAATTCTTGGATCAAGAATTTCACAATCTGTTACTAGAAAAGCTTCTTTTGTTGTAAGGGCAGCTTCCACTCCACCAGTCAAG CAAGGAGCAAATAGGCAACTCTGGTTTGCATCCAAGCAAAGCCTTTCATACTTGGATGGCAG TCTTCCTGGTGACTTTGGTTTTGATCCCTTGGGACTCTCGGACCCTGAAGGCACAGGAGGTTTCATCGAGCCGAAATGGCTAGCATATGGCGAGGTCATCAATGGTCGGTTCGCCATGTTAGGAGCAGTAGGGTCAATAGCACCAGAGATTCTTGGAAAAGCTGGTCTCATCCCACAAGAAACAGCACTTGCATGGTTCCAAACTGGTGTTATCCCACCAGCAGGGACATACAACTACTGGGCTGACAACTACACATTGTTTGTCCTTGAGATGGCACTCATGGGCTTTGCTGAGCACAGGAGATTCCAAGATTGGGCCAAACCTGGTTCAATGGGGAAacaatacttcttaggccttGAAAAGGATTTGGGTGGGTCAGGTGACCCAGCATACCCAGGTGGCCCATTGTTTAACCCACTTGGATTTGGGAAAGATGAAAAGTCCATGAAGGAATTGAAGCTTAAGGAGATTAAGAATGGAAGACTTGCTATGTTGGCTATTTTGGGATACTTTATTCAAGCATTGGTTACTGGTGTTGGACCTTACCAAAACCTTCTTGATCATTTGGCTGATCCAGTAAACAACAATGTCTTGACTAGTCTCAAGTTCCACTAG
- the LOC125866409 gene encoding ras-related protein RABB1c-like, whose amino-acid sequence MSYAYLFKYIIIGDTGVGKSCLLLQFTDKRFQPVHDLTIGVEFGARMITINNKPIKLQIWDTAGQESFRSITRSYYRGAAGALLVYDITRRETFNHLASWLEDARQHANANMTIMLIGNKCDLAHRRAVSTEEGEQFAKENGLIFMEASAKTAQNVEEAFIKTASTIYKKIQDGVFDVSNESYGIKVGYGGIPGTSGGRDGAASQGGGCCT is encoded by the exons ATGTCGTACGCATATCTCTTCAAGTATATTATCATCGGCGATACTG GAGTTGGAAAGTCATGTCTACTTTTGCAATTTACGGACAAACGGTTTCAACCAGTCCATGACCTGACCATCGGGGTTGAATTTGGGGCTCGAATGATCACAATCAACAACAAACCAATAAAACTACAGATCTGGGACACG GCTGGTCAAGAATCATTCAGATCCATCACAAGGTCATATTACAGAGGGGCTGCGGGCGCATTACTTGTTTATGATATTACAAG GAGGGAAACATTTAATCACCTTGCTAGTTGGTTAGAAGATGCAAGACAGCATGCAAATGCAAACATGACCATAATGCTGATTGGGAACAAGTGTGATCTGGCTCATAGAAGGGCTGTAAGCACAGAAGAAGGTGAGCAGTTTGCCAAAGAAAACGGATTGATATTTATGGAGGCCTCAGCTAAAACAGCTCAGAATGTTGAAGAG GCTTTCATCAAAACAGCCTCAACAATCTATAAGAAAATACAGGATGGAGTGTTTGATGTATCGAATGAG TCCTATGGAATAAAAGTTGGATATGGTGGCATTCCTGGAACATCAGGTGGAAGAGATGGAGCTGCTTCTCAAGGAGGGGGTTGTTgcacttaa
- the LOC125866407 gene encoding GDSL esterase/lipase At4g10955-like produces the protein MAKRGAEEMRNEMVAAEGEIKMENFEKGVVESHPYAFHVSGPRNVASPNWRDLINSSWKDANYKRTVMACFVQAVYLLEIDRQENRTEENALAPKWLIPFKYKLVETLNDERDGSIFGAILEWDRSAALSDFMLIRPSGAPRAVVALRGTLLKSQTMRRDIEDDLRFLAWESLKGSVRFNAALNALKSIATKYGSNNVCIVGHSLGAGFALQVGKALAKEGIHVEAHLFNPPSVSLAMSLRNIGEKAGVTWKRLKSMLPSNPHTQTSYEGNDTQSFQIGLKPWVPHLYINNSDYICCSYTDQEKNGLQDKNDEGDKENAKPRNGQQVVAAAKLFLSTNKGKQKFLEAHGLEQWWSDNLELQMAISNSKLISQQLKSLYTLPASQLTQPKRGQ, from the exons ATGGCGAAAAGGGGTGCAGAGGAGATGAGAAATGAAATGGTGGCAGCTGAAGGAGAGATAAAAATGGAGAATTTTGAAAAGGGTGTTGTTGAATCTCATCCTTATGCATTTCATGTTTCTGGACCAAGAAATGTTGCCTCTCCAAATTGGAGAGATCTTATTAATTCAAGTTG GAAGGATGCTAACTACAAAAGAACAGTAATGGCCTGCTTTGTTCAAGCAGTTTACCTTCTCGAGATCGACAGACAAGAAAACAGGACAGAAGAAAATGCACTAGCTCCAAAATGGTTGATACCTTTCAAGTACAAGTTAGTCGAGACTTTAAATGACGAAAGAGATGGATCCATTTTCGGTGCAATCTTAGAATGGGATAGATCTGCAGCATTGTCCGATTTCATGCTCATCAGACCGAGTGGTGCACCAAGGGCTGTCGTGGCCTTAAGAGGAACTCTTCTCAAAAGCCAAACAATGAGAAGGGATATTGAAGATGATCTCCGTTTCTTAGCTTGGGAAAGTCTGAAAGGTTCTGTTAGATTCAATGCAGCCCTCAATGCTCTAAAATCAATTGCCACCAAATATGGCAGCAACAATGTGTGTATTGTAGGACATTCACTTGGAGCTGGATTTGCTCTCCAAGTAGGAAAAGCGTTAGCGAAAGAAGGCATACATGTAGAAGCACATTTGTTCAATCCACCCTCAGTTTCACTTGCTATGAGCTTAAGAAACATAGGCGAAAAAGCTGGTGTCACATGGAAAAGGCTCAAATCAATGCTCCCTTCGAATCCTCACACTCAAACGAGCTACGAGGGAAATGATACTCAATCTTTTCAGATAGGCCTAAAGCCATGGGTGCCACATTTGTACATTAACAATAGTGATTACATATGTTGCTCTTATACTGATCAAGAAAAGAATGGATTACAAGACAAGAATGATGAGGGTGATAAAGAGAATGCAAAACCAAGAAATGGACAACAAGTTGTTGCTGCTGCAAAGCTTTTTTTGTCAACTAACAAAGGGAAACAAAAGTTTCTTGAGGCACATGGATTGGAGCAATGGTGGTCTGATAATTTGGAACTACAAATGGCTATTAGTAACAGCAAGCTTATTAGTCAGCAATTGAAATCTTTGTACACTCTTCCTGCTTCTCAACTAACACAACCAAAGCGCGGTCAATGA
- the LOC125864694 gene encoding conserved oligomeric Golgi complex subunit 5 yields MASPAIQRSTHLSSTPTSSSSPLQRLSTFKDRSINPTPTATVTPTPTSGLTPFTPTSSPLDSFTSDPIFSSFLSSDFDSTRFSSAALSSGSTASRIEKLQEGLRLLDHQLRHEVLTRHHDLLNQLTSLRAAESALSTLRSSVSSLQSSLRRVRSELSDPHQVIEAKTLQLSNLHSATELLQSTIRTIRLSKKLRDLMDSTQDPEKLDLSKAAQLHFEILSLYNEYHLAGIDVVDLELKWVLEIGQKLRAEGMKVLEKGLEGLNQAEVGAGLQVFYNMGELRGTVDGLVSKYKAMGVKSITTALDMKSISVGGGFGPGGVQRSGTPQFGGSAKAKDALWQRMSGCMDQLHSIVVAVWHLQRVLSKKRDPFTHVLLLDEVMQEGDPILTDRVWEALGKSFANQMKSTFSTSSFVKEIFTLGYPKLFSMLENLLERISRDTDVKGVPPALSSEAKDQMLSSIEIFQTAFLTLCLSRLSELVNTVFPVSSRGTVPSKDHIARIISRIQEEIEAVQMDARLTLLVLREINKVLLLLSERTEYQISAGPEARQITGPATPAQVKNFALCQHLQEIHTRISSMVAGLPAIATDILSPALGSIYGVAGDSVTPLFQSMLDRLESCILQIHDQNFGSLGMDAAMDNNASPYMEELQKSILHFRSEFLSRLLPSSSNSLTTGSETICTTLVRSMASRVLIFFIRHASLVRPLSESGKLRLARDMAELELAVGQNLFPVEQLGAPYRALRAFRPVIFLETSQLASSPLRQDLPPSVILHHLYSRGPEELQSPLQRNRLTPMQYSLWMDSQGEDQIWKGIKATLDDYAAKVRSRGDKEFSPVYPLMIEIGSSLSGNR; encoded by the exons ATGGCATCTCCGGCGATTCAGAGATCAACCCATTTATCATCTACACCCACATCTTCTTCATCTCCCCTTCAACGTCTCTCAACTTTCAAAGACAGATCCATCAATCCCACCCCTACTGCTACCGTTACTCCTACTCCAACCTCCGGCCTTACCCCATTCACGCCTACCTCTTCCCCTCTCGATTCCTTCACTTCCGATCCCATTTTCTCATCCTTCCTATCCTCCGACTTTGATTCCACACGTTTCTCTTCCGCCGCACTTTCCTCCGGTTCTACCGCTTCACGTATCGAGAAGCTTCAAGAAGGTCTCCGTCTCCTTGACCATCAGCTTCGTCATGAAGTGCTTACACGTCATCATGATTTGCTCAATCAGCTTACTTCCTTACGTGCTGCTGAATCTGCACTTTCGACTCTTCGTTCGTCGGTTTCGTCTCTTCAGTCATCGCTCCGTCGGGTCCGTTCTGAACTCTCTGATCCTCATCAAGTAATTGAAGCGAAGACACTTCAGCTTTCGAATCTTCATTCAGCTACTGAGCTTCTTCAGTCGACAATTAGGACTATTCGGTTGTCTAAAAAGCTCAGGGATCTCATGGATTCGACTCAAGACCCGGAGAAATTGGATCTTTCGAAAGCTGCTCAGCTACATTTTGAGATACTATCGCTTTATAATGAGTACCATTTAGCCGGGATTGATGTGGTTGATTTGGAACTCAAATGGGTTCTTGAAATTGGGCAAAAATTACGGGCTGAAGGGATGAAGGTTTTGGAAAAAGGACTTGAAGGTTTGAATCAAGCTGAAGTTGGGGCTGGGCTTCAGGTGTTTTATAATATGGGGGAGTTGAGGGGAACTGTGGATGGGTTAGTTAGTAAGTATAAGGCAATGGGAGTGAAGAGTATAACGACGGCTTTGGATATGAAATCTATATCTGTTGGTGGCGGATTTGGGCCGGGAGGGGTGCAGAGAAGTGGGACACCACAGTTTGGGGGAAGTGCAAAGGCGAAGGATGCATTGTGGCAAAGGATGAGTGGTTGTATGGACCAGTTGCATTCCATTGTGGTTGCTGTTTGGCATTTGCAGAGGGTTTTATCGAAGAAAAGAGACCCCTTTACACATGTCTTGCTGCTTGATGAGGTCATGCAG GAAGGTGATCCAATATTGACAGATCGTGTTTGGGAGGCACTGGGTAAATCTTTTGCGAACCAAATGAAGTCCACTTTCAGCACATCAAGTTTTGTTAAGGAGATATTCACTCTTGGATATCCAAAACTCTTCTCTATGTTAGAAAACCTGCTTGAAAGAATTTCACGTGATACAGATGTCAAAGGAGTTCCACCAGCTCTCAGTTCAGAAGCAAAGGACCAAATGTTATCTTCCATTGAAATATTCCAGACTGCTTTTCTAACCCTCTGTCTGAGCCGTCTTTCAGAACTTGTTAATACTGTATTTCCAGTGTCCAGTCGTGGAACTGTTCCTTCAAAAGATCACATAGCAAGGATTATATCACGAATTCAAGAAGAAATAGAAGCCGTCCAGATGGATGCTCGGTTAACTCTTCTTGTCTTGCGTGAGATCAACAAAGTTCTGCTCCTGCTTTCAGAAAGAACAGAATACCAG ATATCTGCAGGGCCTGAGGCACGACAGATAACAGGTCCTGCAACTCCAGCACAGGTGAAGAACTTTGCGTTATGTCAGCATCTGCAAGAAATTCATACCCGCATATCATCTATGGTGGCAGGATTACCAGCTATTGCAACCGATATTCTGTCTCCCGCACTGGGATCTATCTATGGGGTTGCAGGTGATTCAGTGACACCACTATTCCAATCAATGCTTGATCGACTAGAGTCATGCATCTTGCAAATTCATGATCAAAATTTTGGTAGTCTCGGTATGGATGCTGCTATGGACAATAATGCATCACCTTATATGGAAGAGTTGCAGAAGAGTATTCTCCATTTCCGTAGTGAATTCCTGTCCAGGCTGTTGCCTTCTTCGTCAAATAGTTTGACTACAGGTTCAGAAACTATTTGTACTACCCTCGTGAGGAGCATGGCGTCTAGAGTTCTGATATTTTTCATCAGGCATGCTTCACTCGTTAGACCTCTCTCAGAATCAGGCAAGTTAAGATTAGCCAGGGACATGGCTGAGCTGGAATTGGCAGTTGGCCAAAACTTGTTTCCAGTTGAACAACTCGGTGCCCCATATCGAGCACTTAGAGCATTTCGTCCTGTTATATTCCTGGAAACATCTCAACTTGCTTCATCCCCACTTCGTCAAGATCTACCACCAAGTGTCATACTGCACCATCTTTACTCACGCGGTCCTGAAGAGCTTCAATCACCCTTGCAAAGGAATAGACTTACTCCAATGCAGTATTCACTATGGATGGATTCACAAGGCGAGGACCAGATCTGGAAAGGCATTAAAGCTACACTGGACGATTATGCTGCTAAGGTACGTTCAAGAGGAGACAAAGAATTTAGTCCCGTCTATCCTTTAATGATAGAAATTGGTTCCTCTTTATCCGGGAATCGTTAG
- the LOC125866302 gene encoding uncharacterized protein LOC125866302 codes for MILNSAFSGFVQWKIPKKMVNLAATNNLNTEKLREQLDHLHKEAQSTRNKANNARSRLLRLSEAAERFRRQAAISVRTGKENDARELLFQKKKIMQAMEQSKSRIELLDELAAKLNEAISMREKQLIGNVALDLEIAIDDAPSPVRIVSPKDDNADNSDENENVDLETIKLDDSQELQAPYDGNADLKSDNELINLEASTSGNMSKEADRINSLKGVSSYEEFLEHIDQQLRDIEVELVTFLRFSSLILENKDKLENSKVQQALDVLEGVHQLRGRIESIVQKKAGVH; via the exons atgatactgAATTCTGCTTTTTCTGGATTTGTTCAATGGAAAATTCCGAAGAAAATGGTAAATTTAGCTGctacaaataatttaaatacagaGAAGCTGCGAGAACAATTAGACCATCTTCATAAGGAAGCACAAAGCACAAGAAATAAAG CAAATAATGCAAGATCGAGGCTACTTCGGTTGTCTGAAGCAGCAGAGAGATTTCGGCGACAAGCAGCCATTAGTGTTCGAACAGGAAAGGAGAATGACGCCAGGGAGCTGCTTtttcaaaagaagaagattatGCAAGCCATGGAGCAGTCAAAGAGTCGCATTGAATTGCTCGATGAACTTGCAGCAAAGCTCAATGAG GCGATATCTATGCGGGAGAAGCAGTTGATTGGAAATGTTGCTTTAGATCTTGAGATTGCTATAGATGATGCTCCAAGTCCCGTCCGAATAGTATCTCCAAAGGATGATAATGCAGACAATtcagatgaaaatgaaaatgttgaCCTGGAAACTATAAAATTAGATGATAGTCAAGAATTGCAAGCTCCCTATGATGGTAATGCAGACCTTAAAAGTGATAATGAATTGATAAATCTCGAGGCATCAACAAGTGGGAACATGTCCAAGGAAGCCGACAGGATCAATAGTTTAAAGGGGGTATCTTCATACGAGGAGTTTTTGGAGCATATAGACCAACAACTAAGAGATATTGAAGTAGAACTTGTCACCTTTTTGAGATTTTCATCCTTAATACTTGAAAACAAAGATAAACTAGAAAACTCAAAGGTACAGCAAGCACTGGACGTTCTCGAGGGTGTTCATCAGCTTAGAGGGAG AATTGAAAGCATAGTGCAGAAAAAAGCCGGTGTACATTGA
- the LOC125865616 gene encoding uncharacterized protein LOC125865616 isoform X2 → MSSVTHESAKMNNGMKNRENNKQQLSRDVMLGSKLWTDGLLCAFEFVRGQRKTNGVRATEHDGAREPKKPPLYKYGASNISPQDVDKDHFIEPHYTTESAYVDIKNADGQSYQQDYPYQSQERSPGNYWIPIGWSRISELLQTVHIDSGWASQPVDLSDEEDDVTVADVAAPYWQSPVGPTWWCHVAAGHPSINAWLSNAQWLHPAISIALRDESKLISERMKHLLYEVPVRVAGGLLFELLGQSVGDPYVEEDDIPAVIRSWQSQNFLLTALHVKGSASNINVIGIAEVQELLAAGSSNVPRTIHEVVALLACRLARWDDRLYRKYIFGAADEAELKFMNRRTHEDVQLFSVILNQEIRRLSTQVIRVKWSLHAREEIVFELLQHLRGNAARNLLQGILKSTRQMIGEQEAVRGRLFTIQDVMQSTVRAWLQDRSLRVQHNLGVFGGCGLVLSIITGLFGINVDGIPGNEGSPYAFAFFSLALVLLGAGLIAIGLIYLGLNKPFTEEKVEVRKLELQELVKMFQHEAESHVQVRKDASEAKKSVDSAGIITDGDKYVVIS, encoded by the exons ATGAGTAGTGTAACTCATGAGAGTGCAAAAATGAACAATGGTATGAAGAACCGAGAGAATAATAAACAGCAACTGTCCAGAGATGTCATGCTGGGTAGTAAGCTATGGACAGATGGCCTGCTTTGTGCCTTTGAATTTGTCCGTGGCCAACGGAAGACAAATGGTGTAAGAGCTACTGAACATGATGGTGCCAGGGAACCTAAAAAACCACCATTATATAAATATGGTGCAAGTAACATCTCACCCCAAGATGTTGACAAAGATCACTTTATAGAACCTCATTATACAACAGAATCTGCGTATGTTGACATCAAGAATGCAGATGGCCAAAGTTATCAACAAGACTATCCTTATCAGTCCCAAGAAAGGTCTCCTGGTAATTACTGGATACCAATAGGATGGTCTAGAATATCTGAGCTGCTTCAAACAGTGCATATTGATAGTGGTTGGGCCTCTCAGCCTGTTGATCTCAGTGATGAGGAAGATGATGTCACTGTAGCAGATGTTGCAGCTCCATACTGGCAAAGTCCAGTTGGACCAACTTGGTGGTGTCATGTAGCTGCAGGTCACCCTTCCATCAATGCATGGTTAAGCAATGCTCAGTGGCTACATCCTGCCATAAGTATTGCCTTGCGAGATGAAAGCAAGCTGATCAGTGAACGCATGAAGCACCTTCTTTATGAG GTGCCTGTTAGAGTTGCTGGTGGATTACTATTTGAGCTCTTGGGGCAGTCAGTTGGTGATCCTTATGTTGAAGAAGATGATATCCCAGCTGTTATACGGTCATGGCAATCACAAAATTTCTTGTTAACTGCATTGCATGTTAAAGGATCTGCATCAAATATCAATGTTATAGGTATTGCGGAAGTCCAG GAACTACTTGCTGCGGGATCTTCAAATGTTCCACGAACAATTCATGAGGTAGTAGCACTCCTAGCTTGTCGCCTGGCCCGGTGGGATGACAG GTTATATCGGAAGTATATTTTTGGGGCAGCTGATGAAGCTGAACTGAAGTTCATGAACAG GAGAACCCATGAAGATGTGCAGTTGTTCAGTGTAATTTTGAATCAAGAGATTAGAAGGCTGTCGACACAG GTTATACGGGTAAAGTGGTCTTTACATGCAAGAGAAGAGATTGTATTCGAGCTTCTCCAACATCTTAGGGGGAATGCTGCAAGGAATTTGCTTCAAGGAATACTAAAAAGTACAAGACAAATGATTGGAGAACAAGAAGCGGTTCGTGGCCGCTTATTTACAATTCAAGATGTCATGCAGAGTACTGTCCGTGCATGGTTACAG GATCGGAGCCTTCGAGTCCAACATAATCTAGGGGTATTCGGGGGTTGTGGACTTGTTCTTTCTATTATCACGGGGCTATTTGGGATAAATGTGGACGGAATTCCTGGAAACGAGGGATCCCCGTATGCATTTGCCTTCTTCTCTCTCGCCCTTGTCTTACTAGGAGCTGGGTTGATTGCTATCGGATTGATCTATCTTGGATTGAATAAACCATTCACCGAGGAGAAAGTCGAGGTGAGGAAACTAGAGTTACAAGAACTCGTGAAGATGTTCCAGCACGAGGCTGAATCGCACGTGCAAGTCCGAAAGGATGCTTCAGAAGCCAAGAAGTCAGTTGATTCTGCAGGTATAATAACAGATGGAGACAAATATGTTGTCATTAGTTga